The stretch of DNA TCGGTGACGCCGTACATCTCGTTCACCGAGGCGCGCCGCGCCAGCGGACTGGTGCAGGTGAACGGCGTTCTCGCCGATAAGAACTACGTGCTCAAGCGCGACGAACAATTCCTCGAGTTCAAGCTCAAGGACTCGAAGAACGAGGTGCTCCCCGTGGTGTACCGGGGAGTGATCCCGGGCAATTTCGATCAGGCGGTCTCGATCGTGGCGATCGGGCGCTACCAGCAGGACCATTTCGAGGCCGAGCAGCTGCTGGTGAAGTGCCCGTCGAAGTATCAGGCCATGGCGGAGAAGGAAGCCCGCTCGTCGTGAACCTCGGCGTGGTCTTCAGCTGGGTCGCTTTCCTGGCCGGGCTGGCCGCGGGCCTCGCGTTCCTGGCGGCGGCCGGTGGCCGGACCGCCGCCGAGCGCCCCGGAAAGCTCGCGTACGTCGTCCAGTGGAGCGGTTTTCTGGCCGCGACGCTCACGCTCTGGCGCAACATCTTCGCCCACGACTTCCGCTACGAGTACGTGGCCAGCTACACATCGCGACACATGGAGCCGCACTACCTGTACGCCGCGTTCTGGGGCGGACAGGAGGGCACGTTCCTGCTGTGGGCGTTGATCACCTCGACGCTCGGCCTGATCCTGATGCGCATCAAGCATCCGCTGGTCTCGGGCGCGATGTTCTTCCTCAATCTGCCGCTGGTGATGCTCGGGCTGGTGACGGTGATGCGCGGGCCGTTCCTGATGCTGGCGCCGGGTCGCGTGCCGCTGGATGGTTCGGGGCTGAACCCGCTGCTCCAGGATCCGTGGATGACCATTCATCCCCCCGTCCTGTTCACCGGATTTTCCTCTCTGGCGGTGCCGTTCGCGATCGCGATGGCGGCGCTGGTGCGCCGGGACTACGACGGCTGGGTCAAGCTGGCGCTGCCGTGGGTGGCGTTCTCGACCGGCATTCTCGCCACCGGCTTCATCATGGGAGGGGTGTGGGCCTACAAGGTGCTGGGCTGGGGCGGCTACTGGGGCTGGGATCCGGTCGAGAACGGCTCGTTCATCCCCTGGCTGTCGAACGTGGCGCTGCTGCATGGATTGATGGTGCAGCGCGCGACCGGAAGCCTTCGCCGCTCGAACTTCTTCCTCGCCGTCACCTCGTACGTGCTGGTGCTGTACGCGTCGTTCCTGACGCGCAGCGGCGTGCTCGCGGATTTCTCGGTCCATTCGTTCGCCAATCTGGGACTCAGCAGCTTCCTGCTCTCGTTCCTGTTCCTGGTGATCGTCGTGGGCTACGGCCTGTTGCTGTATCGCCTGCGCGACATCCCGGGGCCGCCGCGGCCGCTCGGCAGCTTCTCGCGCGAATCGCTGATGTGGCTCGGCCAGCTGGTGTTCATGCTGATGGCGGCCCTGATCACGGTGGGCATGAGCGCGCCGCTCATCACCCGGTTGTTCGGCCCGCCCTCCAACGTGCAGACCTCGTACTACAACCTGGTCAACGCCCCGCTCGCGGTGGCGATGTGCCTGCTGCTCGGCGTCGCGCCTCTGATCCGCTGGCGTGAGCAGGAGCACGCTCTCACCACCGGCAAGGCCTGGATTGCGCTCGCCGCCGGGGTGGTGGTGACCGCGCTGGTGGCGATGCTGGGTGTGCGCGAGATGCTGCCGCTGCTGGTGACGCTCGGAGTGACTTTCTCGTACGGGGCGCTGGCGCTCGCCATCCCGGGCGTCATCGTGCCGCTCGGCTTCGCGATCGCGGCGGCGCTGGTGGCCATCCTGCTCGGAGTCCGCGAGCCGATTCCGGCCGCGCTGGTGATGTCGGCGGCGTTCGCGCTGGCCGCCAATCTCACGGTGACGCTGCGCGGCTTCCGGACGGGATGGAAGCACGGTGTCGCCTATCTCGCCCATACCGGCGCCAGCGTGATGCTGATCGGGATCGTTGCTTCGTCGGGCTATGGTCGCGCGGCGCAGGTGCAGCTGCCGCAGGGCGTCGAACGCAACGCGCTGGGCTATCGGCTGAAATTCGAGGGGGTGCAGCACGAGGCGAACGGGAAGGACCACGTGCTGATCGCGGTCAACGCTCCGGAGCGGAACTTCGAAGCGTCGCCGGCGCTGTACTGGAGCCCGTTCAATCAAGGCTACATGAAGAAGCCGCATATCGAGCGCTTCCTCACCCACGACATCTACATCTCGCCGCTCGAGATGGTGGGGCAGGACGAGGGCGAGGAAGACCTGCTGTGGCTGTCGAAGGGCGAGACCAAGCAGGTGGGACAGGTGAAGTACACCTTCGAGGACTTCGACCGCGAGATGGGCGACGTGGTGCGCGTGGCCGCGCGCCTGCGCGTCGAGATCGGCGGGCGCACGGTGCCGGCACGGCCGCTGCTCGAGGTCAACATGGGAACGGGGATCCAGAACCGCATCCCCGATTACCTGCCAGGCGGTGGGTCGGTGACGATCGCCAAGGTCGACCCCAACACCGGGCGCGTGGGGCTCGAGGTGCCCGGCCTCGGCGGACGCCAGAAGGTCGGCGACATCCTGGCGGTCGAGATCAGCACCAAGCCCTTCATCAATCTGGTGTGGGTGGGCGCGATCCTGATGCTCGGCAGCGTGTTCCTGGTGGTGGCGCGCCGCGGTCTCGATCTGGCGGCCGCAAAGGCGCGCAAGCAGGCCGCCGCGGCCTGAGCGGCATTCCCCTGAAACGAGCCCGAAAAGGAGATTCGGGTTGCCTACTGCACGTATGTGCAGTAATGTCGATGCAGATACGTTCTCGCGCCATGTTCGAAACCCTCAGCGATCCCATCGACGTTCTGACCGCCTTCGTGGAAGGCCGCATCCGGCCGCTGCGTTTCCGCTGGCATGGCCGGGTGGTCCGGCTCAAGGCGATCACCGGCGAATGGACGCGCCGGGAGGGGCAGACGGTGCTGCGGCACTACTCGGTCGAGGGCTCGCGCGGCGAAAGTTTCGAGCTGAGCTACGACCCGCGCTCCGCCCGCTGGACGCTCACCCGCGCCTGGACCACGCCGCCCTCATGATCCCCCGCGTCGAGGTCGCGCGCGCGAGCGCCACACGTCAGATCCTGCTGATCGATATGGACGCCTTCTTCGCTTCGGTGGAACAGGCGCAGCATCCGCATCTGCGCGGCCAGCCGGTGATCGTCTGCGGTGATCCGGAGCGACGGGGAGTGGTGACGGCGGCTTCCTACGAAGCGCGTCCCTCGGGGGTTCATGCCGGCATGCCGCTCCAGGAGGCGCGGCGGCTCTGTCCGACGGCCCACTACGTCGAGGGCAATCCCCAGAAATACGTCGGGATTTCGCTTCAGCTGCTCGATCTCTATCTCGAATTCACTCCCGATGTCGAGCCCTTCAGCGTGGACGAGGCGTTCGCGGGGTTGGGGCCCGAAACCCCGACGCTCGCCGACGCCATAGAGGTCGCGCGCAGGATCCAGAGCGAGATCCGTTCGCGCTTCGATCTCAGCGCCTCGATCGGCGTGGGTCCCAACAAACTGGTGGCGAAGATGGCCTCGGGGGTGCAGAAGCCGGCGGGGCTCACCGCTCTCGACGAACAGGGATTCTGCGACACCTTCTGGCGGGCGGAAGTGCAGACCATGTGGGGCGTGGGACCCAGGCTCGCCGAACGCATGCGGTCGCTCGGGATCGTCACGGTCGGCGATCTGGCCCACGCCCCCGAAGGTTCGTTGCGAGCGGCCTTCGGCATCATCGGCCCACAGCTCCGCGCGGCGGCTCACGGCCGCGACGAAACGCCGCTCATTCCGTACCATCGAGCCATCGACGCCAAGTCGGTGGGACACGAGGTGACGCTTCCCGAGGACTGCGAGGATGAGGCACGACTCGAAGGCATGCTGCTGAGACTCTCGGATCAAGTGGCGAGACGCATGCGCTCGGAGGGCTACGTCGGCCGCACCATCGCGCTCAAGCTGCGCGATCGGAGATTTCGGACCCTGATTCGCCAGCGGGCACTGCCCCGCCACACCGCCGACGCCACCCTCATCTTCGAGACCGCGCGACGCCTGCTCAAGTCCAACTGGAAGCGCGACCCGCTCCGCCTGCTCGGCGTGAGCGTCTCGGAAATCGAGCGCGGCGAGGACTCGAGGCAGGGGGCGCTGTTCGGTTCCGACCAGCGTTCACTCAGGCTGCGCTCGGCTCTTGATCGCCTGCGCGACCGGCTGGGCGAGGCGAGCGTGGTGCCACTCGGAAGCCTGCGCTACCGCCGCGAGCTCGGCCACGTACCGTTCGGCGCAGTGTCCCCTTCCCGAGGTCGGCCCCCGGACGACTCTCGCGACGAAGACCCGGCGTGAACTCGCTCTTCCCCGAGGAGCCTGACCCACTCGAATGGCAGCCCGACGAACGGGTGCGGGTCGGCACCTCGGGCTACTCCTTCGCCGACTGGGTCGGCCCCTTCTATCCGCCCGGGATGCGCTCCGGCGATTTCCTGTCCTTCTATTCGAAGCGCTTCCCGGTGGTGGAGGTGAACTCCACCTACTACCGCATCCCGCCCCCGCGGGTGCTCGAGCAGATGGAGAAGAAGACTCCGCCGGGCTTCCGCTTCATGGTCAAACTCCATCAATCCATGACCCACGAAGGCTCGAGCGACGCGTCCCTGGTCCAGGAGTTCCTCGCCATGCTCGAGCCCCTCAAGCGTGCCGGTAAGTACGATGGGCTGCTCGCCCAATTCCCGTGGGGATTCCGCCGCACCGCCGCGAGCGAAGCTCATCTCGACACCCTGAGGAAGCGTCTGGAGGGCGAACCTCTATTTGCGGAATTCCGCCACGACTCGTGGGCGAAGCCCGACCTCGGCGACTGGCTGCGGGAGCGGAGCATCGGCTACTGCGCGGTGGACGAGCCGGCGCTCAAGGGACTGATGCCCCCGATCGCGCTGCTCACCACCGATACCGCCTACGTGCGCTTCCACGGGCGCAACAGCGAGACGTGGTGGGGGCAAGGTGGAGGCGACCGCTACGACTACGACTACTCGGAAGCGGAATTGAAGGAGTGGTTGGAGAAGGTGGCGAAGCTGGCGGAGCAGGCGAAGCGCACCTATCTCTTCTTCAACAATTGCCACGCCGGTCAGGCGGCGCGTAACGCGAAGCTCATGCAGGAGCTGCTGCGGCGCCAGGGACTGCTCGAGCCCAGATGAGGCCGGGGCGCCAGGCTCGTTTGGAAACGCCGCTCGCCTGCCGTTTCCAAGCGGAGCCTAGTTCTTCGCCGGTTTGTCCTTCGCGCTCGCGTTCTTGGGGCTGGGCTTGATGCGGATGGTCGCGTCGCGCGTGGTGATCACGATCTCGTCGCCGGAATCATCCACCACCACGCTGCCGAGGCCGCGCACCTCGACGTCCGAGCCCGCCACCGAGCCGGCATAGCGCAAGCGGCGCGGCGCGGACGGCACGGGCGCGAGCCGCTCGAGCTGCCTCAGCTGAACCTCGAGATCGCGCAGGTTCACGTTCATGTCTTCGCTGTGGCGACGCTGCTCGCGCAGCGCCTCGATCTTCTGCCGGTAGGCCTCGAGCTCGGGGCCGCGGTCGTCGGGCCGGGCCGCCGCGGTCACGTTCAGCGTCTTCGAGGAGCCGTCGCGCAGCACCGTCCAGCTCACCACCTGCCCGGGCTTCATCGAACCGAAGCGGCGGCCGCCCTGGTCGCTGAGCAGTGAGAGCCCGTCGATCTTGGCGAGCACGTCGCCGCGGCGAAGGCCGGCCCTGGCGGCCGGACCGTCGGGATCCACGAAGTAGATCGTCGGCAGGGTGGAGAACGACCACACCGGTGTGGTGCTCGAGTCGGGCCTCTCCCCGCCGCACTCGTTGCAGGTGAAGCCGACGCCCAGCCAGCCGCGCGGCATGGCTTCCGGCCCGGCGTCGGGAAGCTGGAACGCACGTCCCATCGCCTCGCCTCGCCGCATCCACATGGCACGCGGCGCCGGCGGCGGCATCGGGGCTTCCCCCGGCGCGGGCGGCGCCATGCCCGGAGTCATCGCCGTCGGCGGGCTTGGCGGCGTCGGCGCCGGGCGGGGCGCAGGGACGTAAGACATGCTGAACGAGCCGGTCAGCTCCTCGGGGCAGATCGAGCCGACCGTGAAGCGCACCGGCAGCTCGCGGCCGTCGCGGCGCACGGTAAGCGTGACGTCCTCGCCGGGCTTCAGACTCGAAAAGATCTCGCTGCCGTTGCGCGTGGTGATCAGAGTGCCGTTGACCGCCGTGATCACGTCCTCGGCTTTGAGCTTGCCGGCCGAGGGGCCGTCGGCATCCACTTCTCCGACCACCGGCTCGCTGCGGAACACCCAGCTGCGCGTCAGGTAGCGCTGTCCGTCGTTCGAATGCATCTCGAAGCTCGTCGAGCAATGGCAGTCCAGATCGACGATGCCGAGATAGCCGAGCTTCGGCATGTCGTCCTTGCAGGCGAGCGCCGGCGCGACCCACAGCATCGCCGCGCATGCGATCGCGCCCAGCGCCGAATTCAGGACCTGCTGCGAGTCCCTCAGCATTCGAAATTCCTTTCCCGCCCGCATCGGCGTCAGAACCACACCAGCCGGCTGTTGCCCGCGCTCGAGTCGGTCTGCGACGCGCTTCTCATGCCGGCCAGGATGTTGACTGCGAGCGGATCCTCGGGAGCGAGCCGCACCAGCTGATTGGCCGCCGCGTGGAGCGCGTTCACCGCGACCTCCCGGCCCTGGGAGACCTCGGACGGCGAGCTGGCGTGCTCCGAGGCCGACGCCAGCGCCGCCATCGCCGAGACGTAGGCCGAACCGGTCTGCTGCACCAGCGCCGCAGCGCGCGTCGCGTCCTGCTCGTGGAGCTGGGCCACCACCTGGGTGGTGTGGCGAGCCTCGAGCCAGCTGCCCATGCCGAACCCGCCGACGAAGATCGCGAGCGAGGCCGCCAGCGCCGCCCCGATCCAGGCGGGGGAGAGCGGAAAACGGATCACCCGCACCGGTGCCGAACGAAGCAGGCCGGCCGAGCGCAGCGCGCGAACCGTGCGCTCTTCGAGCGAATCGTCGGGGTCGAGAGTTCGCGGCAGCGTGCGGAAGCGCTCGCGCTCGTCGGGGCTCAAATCGTCGTCATGCATGGCGTCTCTCCACGGCAGGTTGAAGGAGCGCCCGCATCGCCCGGCGCGCGTCGAAGAGCTGGCTCTTCGACGTGCCCACCGCGATGGCGAGCTGCTCGCTGATTTCCTCGTGAGTGAATCCTTCGATATCGTGAAGGACCAGTACGGTCCGATAACCTTCGGGCAGGCGAGCGATGGCTCGCTCCAGATCGACGCGTTCTCCATCGCGCGAAACCCGCGTCGGAAGCGCCAGGGTCTCGGGCAGCTCCTCGGTCCGCTCGCGTCCGCGGCGGCGAAGGGTCTCGCGCGAGAGATTGAGCGCGATCGAGGTCAGCCAGGTGCGCAGGCTCGACTCCCAGCGGAAGCCCCCCAGCTGGCGAACCGCCCGCACCCAGGTTTCCTGCAAGACATCCTCCGCGTCGGCCACGTTGCCGCCCAGGACGCGCAGCACGAACGGGTAGAGGAGCGGCGTGTAGCGCCGGTACAGCCCACGGAAGGCGCGCTCGTCCCCCGAACGGACCACCGCGTCGGCCAGCACCCGGTCATCCGGCGATGTGGAGGGGCGCCCAATCGTCATATCGTTCCATGGGTCGGTCGGATCATGACAAGGGTTGGATGCCGGAGGCCGAAAACCGACCTCTCGTCGGCGGGCTTGACCCGGCCCAAACCCTTGTCGGCCGCGGGCCTGCCGAACCGGCTCCCGACGTCTCGACCTCCGAGCCTATTGCAGCCGGGTCGGCAGCGGTTGGCCGCCGCGGCGCTCGGCGCGGATCGCGGGGTGCTTGTCCTGGATGAACTCCTCGCATTCCCGGACGTCGTCGGGGCTGCCGATGAAGAGCGGGGTGCGCTGGTGGAGCGCCGAAGGCGGCAGCTCCATGATGCGGCGGGAGCCGTCGCTGGCTGCGCCGCCGGCCTGCTCCGCCACGAACGCCAGCGGCGCCGCCTCGTAGAGCAGGCGCAGCTTGCCGTGCGGATTCTTGAGATCGCTCGGGTACAGGTAGATGCCTCCGTAGAGCAGGTTGCGGTGAAAGTCCGCCACCAGCGAGCCGACGTAGCGCGCCGAGTAGGGGCGGCCGGTCGCGCTGTCGCTGGCCTTCAGCCAGTCCACGTAGCGCTTCACGCCATCGAGCCAGCGCGCGTAGTTGCCCTCATTCACGCTGTAGATGCGCCCGCGCGCGGGTGTCCGGATGTTGGGATGGCTGAGCAGGAACTCGCCGATGCTGGGCTCGAACGTGAAGCCGTGAACGCCGTCGCCGGTGGTGTAGACCAGCATGGTGCTCGAGCCGTAGAGGACGTAGCCCGCGCACAGCTGGCGGCGCCCGGCCTGCAGCACGTCCTCGAGCGTTCCGCGCCCGCTGCGCGTCAGACGCGGCAGGATCGAGAAGATCGTTCCGATGTTCACGTTGGCGTCGATGTTCGCCGAGCCGTCGAGGGGATCGAAGTTGACGACGTAGCGTCCGATCGGGGCGCCCTCCGGGACCTGCACGATGTCCTCGTCCTCTTCCGAGGCCACCACCGCCAGCTGACCGGTCGAGCCCAGCACGCGCATGATGGTTTCGTGGGCGAACACGTCGAGCCTCTGCACGCGTTCGCCCTGCACGTTGATGTCGCCGGTCGCCCCGAGCACGTCCACCAGGCCGGCGCGCACCACCGCCTTGTTGATCATCTTGGCGGCGAGCGCGATGTCGAGCAGCACCGAAGTGAATTCGCCGCTGGCTTCAGGATGCTCGCGCTCCTGCTGGAGCACGAACTGGGAAAGGGTGACGATTCGCCCGGGCATGGTCAGTCCGACAGGCCGCTGACGTCCTCGGCGGCACCGGCGCGGACCGGCGCGCCGGCCGACGGGAACGAGTCGGGAACGAACGGCGCGTATTTTTCGGCCAGGGCGCGCGTGCCGCCGACGTGCAGCTGCGTGAGCAGGAAGCGGAACTTCTCCTCCAGCGCCGCCCCCATGGCGCGGCGCACGTCAGCCGGGAGGCCCCACAGCTCGCGCTTCCAGCCGCCCAGCGCCTTCTTGCGCGTCTTGTAGTAGAACTGCTCGTCGCTGTCGCTGGGCTTGCGGTCGCCGGCCTCGGTCTCGCGCAGCTTCGCGTAGATCGCCTGCTTGAGGTCGGCGGGCAGCTGCGGCGAATCGAAGATCATGTTCTGGAATTCGGTGGCGAGGTGGATCTCGCACGCGCCGAGTTGTGGAAAACGATTGAACAGCTCGGCGGGCAGCGTCGAGGCGCCGTGCTGCACTGCGCCCGCCATGCCGTACGGCTGGCGCGCCAGCTTCGACAGCTTGTCGATGGCGTCGAAATCGATCTTGACCCTGGCGATGGTGCCGTCGGGGAGCGGGACGCCGCCGTGGGAGGTGCCGGTCTGGATCGAGATCTTGGAGAGTCCGGGAGCGCCGGGCGCGAGCCGCGTCAGCGCCGCCGCGTACACCTTCATGAAC from Candidatus Sulfotelmatobacter sp. encodes:
- a CDS encoding cytochrome c maturation protein CcmE: SVTPYISFTEARRASGLVQVNGVLADKNYVLKRDEQFLEFKLKDSKNEVLPVVYRGVIPGNFDQAVSIVAIGRYQQDHFEAEQLLVKCPSKYQAMAEKEARSS
- the ccsA gene encoding cytochrome c biogenesis protein CcsA, translating into MNLGVVFSWVAFLAGLAAGLAFLAAAGGRTAAERPGKLAYVVQWSGFLAATLTLWRNIFAHDFRYEYVASYTSRHMEPHYLYAAFWGGQEGTFLLWALITSTLGLILMRIKHPLVSGAMFFLNLPLVMLGLVTVMRGPFLMLAPGRVPLDGSGLNPLLQDPWMTIHPPVLFTGFSSLAVPFAIAMAALVRRDYDGWVKLALPWVAFSTGILATGFIMGGVWAYKVLGWGGYWGWDPVENGSFIPWLSNVALLHGLMVQRATGSLRRSNFFLAVTSYVLVLYASFLTRSGVLADFSVHSFANLGLSSFLLSFLFLVIVVGYGLLLYRLRDIPGPPRPLGSFSRESLMWLGQLVFMLMAALITVGMSAPLITRLFGPPSNVQTSYYNLVNAPLAVAMCLLLGVAPLIRWREQEHALTTGKAWIALAAGVVVTALVAMLGVREMLPLLVTLGVTFSYGALALAIPGVIVPLGFAIAAALVAILLGVREPIPAALVMSAAFALAANLTVTLRGFRTGWKHGVAYLAHTGASVMLIGIVASSGYGRAAQVQLPQGVERNALGYRLKFEGVQHEANGKDHVLIAVNAPERNFEASPALYWSPFNQGYMKKPHIERFLTHDIYISPLEMVGQDEGEEDLLWLSKGETKQVGQVKYTFEDFDREMGDVVRVAARLRVEIGGRTVPARPLLEVNMGTGIQNRIPDYLPGGGSVTIAKVDPNTGRVGLEVPGLGGRQKVGDILAVEISTKPFINLVWVGAILMLGSVFLVVARRGLDLAAAKARKQAAAA
- the dinB gene encoding DNA polymerase IV, which produces MIPRVEVARASATRQILLIDMDAFFASVEQAQHPHLRGQPVIVCGDPERRGVVTAASYEARPSGVHAGMPLQEARRLCPTAHYVEGNPQKYVGISLQLLDLYLEFTPDVEPFSVDEAFAGLGPETPTLADAIEVARRIQSEIRSRFDLSASIGVGPNKLVAKMASGVQKPAGLTALDEQGFCDTFWRAEVQTMWGVGPRLAERMRSLGIVTVGDLAHAPEGSLRAAFGIIGPQLRAAAHGRDETPLIPYHRAIDAKSVGHEVTLPEDCEDEARLEGMLLRLSDQVARRMRSEGYVGRTIALKLRDRRFRTLIRQRALPRHTADATLIFETARRLLKSNWKRDPLRLLGVSVSEIERGEDSRQGALFGSDQRSLRLRSALDRLRDRLGEASVVPLGSLRYRRELGHVPFGAVSPSRGRPPDDSRDEDPA
- a CDS encoding DUF72 domain-containing protein, with protein sequence MNSLFPEEPDPLEWQPDERVRVGTSGYSFADWVGPFYPPGMRSGDFLSFYSKRFPVVEVNSTYYRIPPPRVLEQMEKKTPPGFRFMVKLHQSMTHEGSSDASLVQEFLAMLEPLKRAGKYDGLLAQFPWGFRRTAASEAHLDTLRKRLEGEPLFAEFRHDSWAKPDLGDWLRERSIGYCAVDEPALKGLMPPIALLTTDTAYVRFHGRNSETWWGQGGGDRYDYDYSEAELKEWLEKVAKLAEQAKRTYLFFNNCHAGQAARNAKLMQELLRRQGLLEPR
- a CDS encoding PDZ domain-containing protein encodes the protein MLRDSQQVLNSALGAIACAAMLWVAPALACKDDMPKLGYLGIVDLDCHCSTSFEMHSNDGQRYLTRSWVFRSEPVVGEVDADGPSAGKLKAEDVITAVNGTLITTRNGSEIFSSLKPGEDVTLTVRRDGRELPVRFTVGSICPEELTGSFSMSYVPAPRPAPTPPSPPTAMTPGMAPPAPGEAPMPPPAPRAMWMRRGEAMGRAFQLPDAGPEAMPRGWLGVGFTCNECGGERPDSSTTPVWSFSTLPTIYFVDPDGPAARAGLRRGDVLAKIDGLSLLSDQGGRRFGSMKPGQVVSWTVLRDGSSKTLNVTAAARPDDRGPELEAYRQKIEALREQRRHSEDMNVNLRDLEVQLRQLERLAPVPSAPRRLRYAGSVAGSDVEVRGLGSVVVDDSGDEIVITTRDATIRIKPSPKNASAKDKPAKN
- a CDS encoding sigma-70 family RNA polymerase sigma factor, giving the protein MLADAVVRSGDERAFRGLYRRYTPLLYPFVLRVLGGNVADAEDVLQETWVRAVRQLGGFRWESSLRTWLTSIALNLSRETLRRRGRERTEELPETLALPTRVSRDGERVDLERAIARLPEGYRTVLVLHDIEGFTHEEISEQLAIAVGTSKSQLFDARRAMRALLQPAVERRHA
- the fbp gene encoding class 1 fructose-bisphosphatase, whose amino-acid sequence is MPGRIVTLSQFVLQQEREHPEASGEFTSVLLDIALAAKMINKAVVRAGLVDVLGATGDINVQGERVQRLDVFAHETIMRVLGSTGQLAVVASEEDEDIVQVPEGAPIGRYVVNFDPLDGSANIDANVNIGTIFSILPRLTRSGRGTLEDVLQAGRRQLCAGYVLYGSSTMLVYTTGDGVHGFTFEPSIGEFLLSHPNIRTPARGRIYSVNEGNYARWLDGVKRYVDWLKASDSATGRPYSARYVGSLVADFHRNLLYGGIYLYPSDLKNPHGKLRLLYEAAPLAFVAEQAGGAASDGSRRIMELPPSALHQRTPLFIGSPDDVRECEEFIQDKHPAIRAERRGGQPLPTRLQ